A single Anopheles arabiensis isolate DONGOLA chromosome 2, AaraD3, whole genome shotgun sequence DNA region contains:
- the LOC120895357 gene encoding calcium/calmodulin-dependent protein kinase kinase 1 isoform X1, whose protein sequence is MASRVPLTYEMSPTVHTEADIESAVAVAKQVAEAVEEEEGSADDLHPRLTGTTTTAFQPSPVVVVPGSVTIVVECHNDADAAADGGTGGSRITTTNNNSASMKCLNFTTSPHASARNTHAASGQGCISNTTVQAGGSETTTSSPSPPLSLPTATTTTTVDSAKSNQFVNHSFSCGRGEEDMGTSGSVVVASEDCAEAAQTQPGMTELARGFADVVRVSTSVPQPVTVSCCATGPGGNGVAPRGTPTADNDDMLEASNRSESQLEISAAGIGPGAGGLRGRVLPKLQTLEQTTRPIYPNVPYSPYNSPYGSPRSGRRRTPLRESRRVSIEQSGSFLQLNQYKLLDQIGQGSYGLVKLAYSEEDSTHYAMKILSKRKLLRKAGLMRRGPKRGTSPLDRVYREIAVLKKLDHPNVVKLVEVLDDPLEDSLYLVFELVQQGEVLSIPTETPLSEERAWNVFRDVLLGVEYLHYQRIIHGDLKPANLLLSDSGSVKVADLGVCNEFLGEDAAMNNGSTAGTPAFRAPETLLPGQHFYNGKAADIWALGATLFSLVHGNVPFIATSVPGVYEKIKNDPLEFPANCSSATASTISEELRDLISRMLDKDPQQRITLPQIKEHPWMTKHGTVRLPSEEENCRLVQISDEDMSSVVKSIPKLDTLILIKTMLKKHSFQNPFTKGISGRAPQAGGSRLERFCRSGRSNSAPGDYHTSERQPSSESLLPSVTEGVTSPLGSPDATSTVATITTGSIISELDSLTLRSDVSCPSSSTDNDTATSLLSTSYYEVLL, encoded by the exons ATGGCCAGCAGAGTACCGCTCACGTACGAAATGTCTCCAACGGTACACACAGAGGCGGACATCGAGTCGGCAGTAGCAGTAGCGAAGCAGGTAGCGGAAGCAGTCGAAGAGGAGGAAGGATCTGCGGACGATCTCCATCCTAGGTTGacgggcaccaccaccaccgccttcCAGCCGTcgcccgtcgtcgtcgtacccGGGTCCGTCACCATAGTCGTTGAGTGTCATAACGATGCGGATGCTGCCGCCGATGGTGGTACTGGTGGTAGTCGcattaccaccaccaacaacaacagtgctAGTATGAAATGTCTCAATTTTACCACCTCGCCCCACGCATCCGCTCGCAATACTCATGCTGCATCTGGCCAGGGCTGCATCTCGAACACGACAGTACAGGCCGGTGGTTCCGAAACGAccacatcatcaccatcgccgCCGTTGTCGctgccaacagcaacaacaacaaccacagtaGATAGTGCAAAGAGTAATCAATTCGTCAATCATAGCTTTAGCTGCGGAAGGGGGGAAGAAGACATGGGCACCAGCGGTTCCGTGGTCGTGGCCAGCGAGGATTGTGCCGAGGCCGCCCAAACGCAACCGGGGATGACGGAGCTGGCACGCGGCTTTGCGGATGTAGTGCGCGTGTCGACCAGTGTGCCGCAGCCGGTGACGGTCAGCTGCTGCGCTACCGGACCGGGCGGAAACGGAGTGGCGCCGAGAGGCACGCCGACAGCAG ATAATGACGACATGCTGGAAGCATCCAACCGGTCCGAATCGCAGCTCGAGATCAGTGCGGCCGGCATTGGGCCGGGGGCGGGCGGGTTGCGGGGCCGCGTACTGCCGAAGCTGCAGACGCTCGAGCAGACGACGCGCCCGATCTACCCGAACGTGCCGTACAGCCCGTACAACAGCCCGTACGGTAGCCCGCGCAGTGGCCGCCGCCGGACACCGTTGCGCGAGTCGAGGCGCGTGTCGATCGAGCAGTCGGGCAGCTTTCTGCAGCTGAACCAGTACAAACTGCTGGACCAGATTGGGCAG GGTTCGTACGGTTTGGTGAAGCTGGCATACTCCGAGGAAGACTCTACACACTACGCCATGAAGATCCTGTCGAAAAGGAAGCTCCTTCGCAAGGCGGGCCTGATGCGCCGGGGACCGAAGCGGGGCACATCGCCACTGGACCGGGTGTATCGTGAGATTGCCGTGCTGAAGAAG CTGGACCATCCGaacgtggtgaagctggtggagGTGCTGGACGATCCGCTGGAGGATTCGCTCTATCTAGTCTTCGAGTTGGTGCAACAGGGCGAAGTGTTGAGCATACCGACCGAAACACCCCTGAGCGAGGAACGTGCCTGGAATGTGTTTCGAGACGTGCTGCTGGGCGTCGAATATC TACACTATCAGCGCATCATCCACGGGGACCTGAAGCCGGCCAATCTGCTGCTGTCCGACTCTGGCAGCGTCAAGGTGGCCGACCTCGGCGTCTGCAACGAGTTCCTCGGCGAGGATGCGGCCATGAACAACGGTTCCACGGCGGGGACGCCCGCCTTCCGGGCGCCGGAAACCCTGCTGCCCGGGCAACACTTCTACAATGGCAAGGCGGCCGACATCTGGGCCCTGGGCGCGACACTGTTCTCGCTCGTGCACGGCAACGTCCCGTTCATTGCCACCTCGGTGCCGGGCGTGTACGAGAAGATCAAGAACGATCCGCTCGAGTTTCCGGCGAACTGCTCGAGTGCCACCGCCAGCACCATCAGCGAGGAGCTACGCGATCTGATCAGCCGCATGCTCGACAAGGACCCGCAGCAGCGCATCACGCTGCCCCAGATCAAGGAGCACCCGTGGATGACCAAGCACGGTACGGTGCGGCTGCCGAGCGAGGAGGAAAACTGCCGGCTTGTGCAGATCAGCGACGAGGACATGAGCAGCGTGGTCAAGAGCATACCGAAGCTGGACACGCTCATCCTGATCAAGACGATGCTGAAGAAGCACTCGTTCCAGAACCCGTTCACCAAAGGCATCTCGGGGCGGGCACCGCAGGCGGGCGGTTCGCGGCTGGAACGGTTCTGCCGCTCGGGCCGCTCCAACTCGGCCCCGGGCGACTATCACACCTCGGAACG CCAACCTTCGAGCGAGTCGCTGCTCCCGTCGGTGACGGAAGGGGTGACCAGCCCGCTCGGCAGTCCGGATGCCACCTCCACCgtcgccaccatcaccaccggcagcatcaTCTCCGAGCTGGACAGTCTCACGCTTCGGTCGGACGTATCGTGCCCATCCTCCAGCACGGACAACGATACGGCCACG TCCCTGCTTAGTACCTCCTACTACGAAGTACTGCTGTAG
- the LOC120895357 gene encoding calcium/calmodulin-dependent protein kinase kinase 1 isoform X2, producing the protein MASRVPLTYEMSPTVHTEADIESAVAVAKQVAEAVEEEEGSADDLHPRLTGTTTTAFQPSPVVVVPGSVTIVVECHNDADAAADGGTGGSRITTTNNNSANNDDMLEASNRSESQLEISAAGIGPGAGGLRGRVLPKLQTLEQTTRPIYPNVPYSPYNSPYGSPRSGRRRTPLRESRRVSIEQSGSFLQLNQYKLLDQIGQGSYGLVKLAYSEEDSTHYAMKILSKRKLLRKAGLMRRGPKRGTSPLDRVYREIAVLKKLDHPNVVKLVEVLDDPLEDSLYLVFELVQQGEVLSIPTETPLSEERAWNVFRDVLLGVEYLHYQRIIHGDLKPANLLLSDSGSVKVADLGVCNEFLGEDAAMNNGSTAGTPAFRAPETLLPGQHFYNGKAADIWALGATLFSLVHGNVPFIATSVPGVYEKIKNDPLEFPANCSSATASTISEELRDLISRMLDKDPQQRITLPQIKEHPWMTKHGTVRLPSEEENCRLVQISDEDMSSVVKSIPKLDTLILIKTMLKKHSFQNPFTKGISGRAPQAGGSRLERFCRSGRSNSAPGDYHTSERQPSSESLLPSVTEGVTSPLGSPDATSTVATITTGSIISELDSLTLRSDVSCPSSSTDNDTATSLLSTSYYEVLL; encoded by the exons ATGGCCAGCAGAGTACCGCTCACGTACGAAATGTCTCCAACGGTACACACAGAGGCGGACATCGAGTCGGCAGTAGCAGTAGCGAAGCAGGTAGCGGAAGCAGTCGAAGAGGAGGAAGGATCTGCGGACGATCTCCATCCTAGGTTGacgggcaccaccaccaccgccttcCAGCCGTcgcccgtcgtcgtcgtacccGGGTCCGTCACCATAGTCGTTGAGTGTCATAACGATGCGGATGCTGCCGCCGATGGTGGTACTGGTGGTAGTCGcattaccaccaccaacaacaacagtgctA ATAATGACGACATGCTGGAAGCATCCAACCGGTCCGAATCGCAGCTCGAGATCAGTGCGGCCGGCATTGGGCCGGGGGCGGGCGGGTTGCGGGGCCGCGTACTGCCGAAGCTGCAGACGCTCGAGCAGACGACGCGCCCGATCTACCCGAACGTGCCGTACAGCCCGTACAACAGCCCGTACGGTAGCCCGCGCAGTGGCCGCCGCCGGACACCGTTGCGCGAGTCGAGGCGCGTGTCGATCGAGCAGTCGGGCAGCTTTCTGCAGCTGAACCAGTACAAACTGCTGGACCAGATTGGGCAG GGTTCGTACGGTTTGGTGAAGCTGGCATACTCCGAGGAAGACTCTACACACTACGCCATGAAGATCCTGTCGAAAAGGAAGCTCCTTCGCAAGGCGGGCCTGATGCGCCGGGGACCGAAGCGGGGCACATCGCCACTGGACCGGGTGTATCGTGAGATTGCCGTGCTGAAGAAG CTGGACCATCCGaacgtggtgaagctggtggagGTGCTGGACGATCCGCTGGAGGATTCGCTCTATCTAGTCTTCGAGTTGGTGCAACAGGGCGAAGTGTTGAGCATACCGACCGAAACACCCCTGAGCGAGGAACGTGCCTGGAATGTGTTTCGAGACGTGCTGCTGGGCGTCGAATATC TACACTATCAGCGCATCATCCACGGGGACCTGAAGCCGGCCAATCTGCTGCTGTCCGACTCTGGCAGCGTCAAGGTGGCCGACCTCGGCGTCTGCAACGAGTTCCTCGGCGAGGATGCGGCCATGAACAACGGTTCCACGGCGGGGACGCCCGCCTTCCGGGCGCCGGAAACCCTGCTGCCCGGGCAACACTTCTACAATGGCAAGGCGGCCGACATCTGGGCCCTGGGCGCGACACTGTTCTCGCTCGTGCACGGCAACGTCCCGTTCATTGCCACCTCGGTGCCGGGCGTGTACGAGAAGATCAAGAACGATCCGCTCGAGTTTCCGGCGAACTGCTCGAGTGCCACCGCCAGCACCATCAGCGAGGAGCTACGCGATCTGATCAGCCGCATGCTCGACAAGGACCCGCAGCAGCGCATCACGCTGCCCCAGATCAAGGAGCACCCGTGGATGACCAAGCACGGTACGGTGCGGCTGCCGAGCGAGGAGGAAAACTGCCGGCTTGTGCAGATCAGCGACGAGGACATGAGCAGCGTGGTCAAGAGCATACCGAAGCTGGACACGCTCATCCTGATCAAGACGATGCTGAAGAAGCACTCGTTCCAGAACCCGTTCACCAAAGGCATCTCGGGGCGGGCACCGCAGGCGGGCGGTTCGCGGCTGGAACGGTTCTGCCGCTCGGGCCGCTCCAACTCGGCCCCGGGCGACTATCACACCTCGGAACG CCAACCTTCGAGCGAGTCGCTGCTCCCGTCGGTGACGGAAGGGGTGACCAGCCCGCTCGGCAGTCCGGATGCCACCTCCACCgtcgccaccatcaccaccggcagcatcaTCTCCGAGCTGGACAGTCTCACGCTTCGGTCGGACGTATCGTGCCCATCCTCCAGCACGGACAACGATACGGCCACG TCCCTGCTTAGTACCTCCTACTACGAAGTACTGCTGTAG